Proteins encoded within one genomic window of Haematobia irritans isolate KBUSLIRL chromosome 5, ASM5000362v1, whole genome shotgun sequence:
- the LOC142238794 gene encoding uncharacterized protein LOC142238794 — protein sequence MNSLCGFRLSTVGIVIGWMNLIGSIFSTILFCVAFARLDDVMKIVQEQIEPGTIDDVGLRTAVIITLCVYLTVNVTNVIASSLLIVGTVKERHLLLTPWLVTTYIFIFYNVLNLIYMVYVAIAKSVPANQIAFPIIGATLSLVIQLIIWNAIYSLFKQIRATRDLQQRLLPTSSAAQYPNYSKMPPTVE from the exons ATGAATAGTTTATGTGGCTTCCGTTTGTCCACAGTGGGCATTGTTATAGGATGGATGAATTTGATAGGCTCAATATTTTCTACCATCCTGTTCTGTGTTGCCTTTGCACGGCTGGATGATGTGATGAAAATTGTTCAAGAACAAATTGAACCTGGAACAATAGATGATGTGGGTCTTAGAACTG CTGTTATCATCACTCTGTGTGTTTACTTGACAGTCAATGTGACAAATGTCATTGCATCTTCTTTGCTCATTGTGGGTACTGTTAAG GAACGCCATTTACTTTTGACACCTTGGCTCGTCACTACCTATATCTTTATATTCTATAATGTTTTGAACCTGATTTATATGGTATATGTGGCTATAGCCAAGTCAGTTCCTGCTAACCAAATTGCTTTTCCCATTATTGGAGCTACGTTAAGTTTGG TGATTCAATTGATTATCTGGAATGCCATTTACTCGCTGTTCAAACAGATACGAGCCACTCGGGATTTACAACAACGTCTGCTACCCACTTCCTCAGCTGCTCAATATCCCAATTATTCGAAAATGCCACCCACAGTGGAATAG